From a single Porites lutea chromosome 10, jaPorLute2.1, whole genome shotgun sequence genomic region:
- the LOC140949629 gene encoding lachesin-like — MEAGTAGDAQSITWYEPPPVTTISDSQEVHTSRTQFYEGSINEQLNWRFSATQTVQFVTLRLDDTVVANILPSTEEVTVSKDFTSRFNITWATGHITVVMYKVTTSDKGVFSCQLSVPGNVWRSNIQVVVLVPPRFFNNVSGEQFVKERSNLNLYCGASGEPAPNITWIRVFKNGSESEVLHTGTTWNIVSINQTDAGNYSCIANNGVGSPVNHTITVNVLCKYALTCTLYLT; from the exons ATGGAGGCTGGTACTGCAGGTG ATGCACAGAGTATCACTTGGTATGAGCCTCCTCCAGTTACAACAATTTCAGACAGTCAGGAAGTACATACAAGCAGAACACAGTTTTATGAAGGGTCTATCAATGAGCAGCTGAACTGGAGGTTTAGTGCAACCCAGACAGTTCAATTTGTGACTTTAAGATTAGATGATACTGTGGTGGCCAATATATTGCCATCAACTGAAGAAGTTACTGTAAGCAAGGACTTCACCTCTAGATTCAACATAACCTGGGCCACTGGACACATCACCGTGGTTATGTACAAAGTAACTACTTCTGATAAAGGAGTATTCAGCTGTCAGTTGAGTGTTCccggaaatgtatggagaagtAACATTCAAGTGGTTGTTTTAG TTCCACCTAGATTCTTCAATAATGTGAGTGGGGAACAGTTTGTCAAAGAGAGATCAAACTTGAACCTGTACTGTGGAGCATCTGGTGAACCAGCACCTAACATCACTTGGATCAGAGTGTTTAAGAATGGTAGTGAGAGTGAAGTGCTTCACACAGGGACTACATGGAATATTGTAAGCATCAACCAAACTGATGCTGGAAATTACAGCTGTATAGCTAATAATGGAGTGGGTAGTCCTGTAAACCATACTATCACAGTGAATGTTTTATGTAAGTATGCACTTACCTGTACGTTGTACCTAAcatag